The genome window ATAAAAAAAGAAATAATTCAGAAAATTTATTTTATTTAGATTATTTTTATAAAGATAGTAAAACTTATTTAAATGTATATTTTCCATTAAAAATATTTTTCGATAATAACGAGTTAGTTCAAAAAAATATTCCACTAGCTAATCATCAAAAAAGTAAAGAAAATTTTTCTAATTTCTTTTTTTCATCAAGAATTTATCAAGATAGTAAAAATAAAAATAGATTTTATTGTGAAGTTACAAGTAATGATTCTAAATATCTAAAAGATTTAAATTTCTCTATTTTTTTAAATTCTGAAATGATTCAAGAAAGAATTGGAGATATTCAAGGAGTATTTTTTGATATAGATAACTATGAAATTGGAGACAATGTTATTTGTCAGATTGAGTCCAAGGAGATGTTTGATAGGTCTTCTTTTAATCAGAAAGAACAAAGTGAACTTCAGTCTTTTTGTATTGCGCGTGATTATAATAATTCTATTTTTAAATTTTCATGTCCAGCAATAGTTGCAACTAAAATAAATTCTAAGGAAATAAAATTTGCATTAAAAGATTTCTTAATTCGAAATTTCAAAAATTATAGTGATATAGATGCTGTAAATGTAAATATTTGGAGTCTATCTGAAAAAAATAAATATAGTATATCAATGAGTTTTAAAAATGTTTTAGAGGAGCTTTAATGAATTTAAACGTTAAACATATTGCTATAATTCATCCAGCAGGAAAAAATAGAATTTCAAATGAAAAAAGAAATGAACGGATTGAAAAAATAAAAAATTTAGGATTTTTGGTAACAGAAATACTGCCACAACAAAACTCGTTAGACGGTGTAACTGCGGGACCTGTATTAGAGAGAGCTTGTTTATTAAGTTATGCTTTAACAATGCGGAAGTTTGATATTTTGTTCGCGGCCAGAGGTGGTATGGGTTGTACTGAACTTATTCCTTATTTAGAAAATCTTCTTCCGCCAGTCATTTCGGACAAAATATTAGTAGGTTTTTCAGATATTTCTTTTTTAGGTGTTTATTTAGGACTTAGATTCCCTAACTTTAAATATATTCATGGGCAAAATAGTTTTAGTCCAAATTTATTGTCGGGGCCAATGCTCGATCAAAAAGCCCTTTTTGAATTATTAAATCATAAACCAACAGCTTATAATTTTCCTGTTGATGTAATTTCGAGTAAAAATATCGATATTAGTAATGAAATTTCTGGAAAATGTATTCCCCTTAATTTAAGTCTAGCTGAGAGTGTTGCTGCTATTCAATATTTAAATTTACCAGAAGATAACATTCTTTTTCTTGAAGAGTGTAATGAACATTTATATAGAATTTTAAGAAAATTTGATTCTTTGATCAATTCAGAATTTCTTGCAAAAACAAAAGCAATAGTAATCGGAAATTTTTCTGATTGTTTTGATCCAAGCGATAGGCCTTTGAGTAGAGAATTATTGTTAAATATTTTGGCAAAAAAAACCAATCTCCCAGTAATAGATTTTCCTTTATTTGGTCATGAAGAATTTCGGTTTCCATTGCTGATGAAAAGTGAAATTATTATTAAGAAAATTAAAAATAAATTTACAATTAAATTTACAAACGAAATTAAAGATAAGCTAATGATAGCAACAAATTTTCCTGCTAATTTATTTACAAAAAATAATGATTTATTGAAAAAAGATATTAAAATTCACTTGACTGGTATTGGTGGGACAGGAATGGCGCAGGTTGCTGGTTTATTTAAAGCAGCAAATTATAAAGTAACAGGAAGTGATACGCCGATTTACCCTCCAATGGATAAGGTAATTGCTGATCTAGGTATAAAACCCGATGTTGGTTTTCTTGCTGAGAATATTCAAAAGAACAATCCTGATGCTGTTATACTTGCGAATGTTGTCAGTAGGCTTAGTGCGAGTTTGAAAAAAAATGAAGAATTAGAAGAGTTATTGCAGCAAACAATACCTTTACTAAGTTTTCCTTCAGCACTCAGGAAATATTTTTTAGCTGAAAGTACTAATATTATTATCAGTGGGACACATGGAAAAACCACAACAAGTAGTTTAGTAACACACTTGTTAACGCAAATTGGAAAAAAGCCATCTTTTTTAATTGGTGGTCGACCTGCAAATTTTGATGCTGGTTTTTCTTTTCAATCGAAAGATTTATTTGTTTTAGAAGGGGATGAATATGATTCAGCCTTTTTTGATAAAGGTCCTAAATTTCTTCATTATGAGCCTAAAATTTGTCTAATTAATAATATTGAATTTGATCATGCTGATATATATGCAAATGTTGAAGCTATTGAAGCCGAGTTTCTAAGGTTAGCTAAGTTAACGAAAGAAAGAAATGGAATTGTTATTGCTAATTTTGATGATATAAGGGCAAAAAAAGTTGCTCTTGAATCGGGAGCATTTGTTATAGGATTTAGCGCTCATAAACAAGAAAAAAATTCTTACTGTTGGCAATTAAAATCTTATAAAACTCTTTCAAATGGGATTGAAGTTGAATGCAAGCAACCAAATGGGAAATTACTTAAATTTAAATCAAGTATTTTTGGTCAGCATAATGCCTTGAATTCTATTGCTGCTGTCGCAATTCTTGCTGCGCATCAAATAATAGAAGATGAAAAGAAAACTGGAAAGAAAAGATCGTTAAAATATGAAGAAAATAAAACATATCTTGCGAAAATAACAAAAGCTATGACTTCCTTTAAAGGTGTAAAAAGAAGATTTGAACTTTTGCGTGAAAAAAATAATATTACCGTTTTTGATGACTTTGCCCATCATCCTACAGCAATCGTAACAACTTTAGAAGCTTTTAGAAGTTATATGAAAAGTGTCGGGAAAAAAGGAAGGTTGATAGCTTGTTTCGATCCAAGAAATGCAACTATGCGTAGGAGAGTTCTTCAAGATCAGCTTGCAAAAAGTTTTTTTCATGCAGACGAAATTTTACTAGGTAAGGTGCCACAAGATTTGCGAATGAACAAAGAAGAAGTACTTGATGGACCTGCAGTTGCATTGGCTTGTGGAGAAAATGCAAAATATTTTGACGACAATGAAAAATTACTTGTAAGTTTAAAACAACAAGTACGTCCTGGTGATACAATTGTATTCATGTCAAGTGGTTCATTTGATGGAATTCCAGCTCGCTTTGCAAAGGAGTTATAACGACTCCTTAAAAGAGGATTTAAAATATGCTGCAAGGATCAAAACCTATATTTTTATTTTTTCTTTTAAATTTTTCTGCTTTTACTTTCATTTCTTGTCAAACAAATAAAGAAAATAATTCGGCTTCTATTCCAAATCCACCAAGATCTAAAATACAGACAGGAAATCCTCCAGCATTGGAAGTAAATCCACCATCATATTTACAAGCAAGAATATTAAGAATTTCTTATAATTTTCAGACAAATAGATTGTCGCAAGCGGATTCAGATGAAGCTTTTATGTTAGGAAAAATGTTAGAGGAAAGAAAAAATTATCTTGATGCTGAAAAGATGTATTCAATATCATTTTCTTTCAATAGTAATTTAAATTGCGGTTTGAGTTTAATGGGGGTTTTGTTAAATTTAAAAAAATATCAAGAAGCATTATTAGTTGGAGATAAATTGTCTGTTTTGTTTCCCAATAAACCTGAAATTGATTTAGCTGTAGCTTCTATATATCAATTGAATGGTAATTATCCTATTCTGGTAAAAAAATTAGAAAAAGCATATAAAAAGTATCCAAATAATGAAGCAATAGTAATTAATTATGTTGCAAATGTTAAACAGCATAGGAAAAATATTTTAGAAAATTTTTTACTAAAAAATCCAAAGTCAACTAATATTATGATGGCTCTAGCGCAAAAATATTATAATGAAAAAAATTATACTAATTCTTTAAAATTTGCTAGAAGAGCATATAAAATAGAT of Pigmentibacter sp. JX0631 contains these proteins:
- a CDS encoding Mur ligase family protein; this translates as MNLNVKHIAIIHPAGKNRISNEKRNERIEKIKNLGFLVTEILPQQNSLDGVTAGPVLERACLLSYALTMRKFDILFAARGGMGCTELIPYLENLLPPVISDKILVGFSDISFLGVYLGLRFPNFKYIHGQNSFSPNLLSGPMLDQKALFELLNHKPTAYNFPVDVISSKNIDISNEISGKCIPLNLSLAESVAAIQYLNLPEDNILFLEECNEHLYRILRKFDSLINSEFLAKTKAIVIGNFSDCFDPSDRPLSRELLLNILAKKTNLPVIDFPLFGHEEFRFPLLMKSEIIIKKIKNKFTIKFTNEIKDKLMIATNFPANLFTKNNDLLKKDIKIHLTGIGGTGMAQVAGLFKAANYKVTGSDTPIYPPMDKVIADLGIKPDVGFLAENIQKNNPDAVILANVVSRLSASLKKNEELEELLQQTIPLLSFPSALRKYFLAESTNIIISGTHGKTTTSSLVTHLLTQIGKKPSFLIGGRPANFDAGFSFQSKDLFVLEGDEYDSAFFDKGPKFLHYEPKICLINNIEFDHADIYANVEAIEAEFLRLAKLTKERNGIVIANFDDIRAKKVALESGAFVIGFSAHKQEKNSYCWQLKSYKTLSNGIEVECKQPNGKLLKFKSSIFGQHNALNSIAAVAILAAHQIIEDEKKTGKKRSLKYEENKTYLAKITKAMTSFKGVKRRFELLREKNNITVFDDFAHHPTAIVTTLEAFRSYMKSVGKKGRLIACFDPRNATMRRRVLQDQLAKSFFHADEILLGKVPQDLRMNKEEVLDGPAVALACGENAKYFDDNEKLLVSLKQQVRPGDTIVFMSSGSFDGIPARFAKEL